The DNA region CCAAACCTCAAAGGCCTTCTGGAGATTTGGGCAGCTATCCCCAACCTTCAAGAACTTCCCAAGCCATGAGAGCAGGATTGTCTGCTGATCCTCCAGCGGGAGCGTCAAGATGGTCCGCCCGATCCCTTCCTCCACCACTTTCCGATCGAATGACCTGCATCCGTGCTGCAACCAGTTATAGTCATCCATGAGAGGCTGCAACCAGATGTCCAAGAGAAGCCGTCGTGTGTCCTTTGAAGGAAGCATCTCTCCTTTCCCAATTGCCACAAAAAGCCTCGCCGTCACACAGCTGACAAGGTGGCGTGACTTGACTGGTAACTTGGAGTGGAGCCCCGCCAAGTCACGTTGGCTAGCCCACATGACCGCGAAGTCATCAGCAGCATTCCTGTCAGCTAAAATCTCAGCTAACCATAGGAGATTATCTGCTTCCAGCGCAATTTGTCGGAAAACTGGTTCTTTAATATTCAGAGATTGCTCGGCAAAATCGCTGTCAGTTGCTTGCTGAAACAAGGTCAACAAGGACTCCAGGCAGTTCTGACATGATCTGTAGAGAGTCTCAGCACATAAGTCAGAAGATTCACCAGTACACGTAGTGCTATTCTCTTTCAGAAGCTTCTGTACCAAGGACTTCATCTCACGCCGCCCCCTATCCTCATTGCTTCTCAAAACTAATTCAATGATATGTGAAAATGTGTCATTTGGTGGGGTTGTTAGATCAGATGCTACCCTCTTCAGTACAGGACTAACACCATAGTTCTCACTCTGCAGATTCCTAATAGACGAGACCACattctcttcttcttcaccgACCCAAGGGACAGCTTCCAAGTAATATAAGCATGAAATAACGCACGCTCGGAAACCTAACAACTCCGCAACCTGCAGAGCAAAAAGGGGAAAATCACTAAGAGAACAGTAAAATATAACTAGAAGAAAAGGAGCATTTGTTCTGACTTCTGAAGACTCCAGATTGGTCGATCCTAATTTAAGACACCACACTAGCATGGTATGGCCAGGGTCCATCTAGTCATGGGTCTGTTGGTGCAATTATCTTTCTGTGCCATTTGTGCTCCATAAAGCAATCACATAATGCACGACAGCCTGTCTAGCTTGAAATTTGTCCCAACCCCCACCAACTGGTATGTGCAAAATATATAGTACGATGCAGTCTTTGTCAGCTTCCATTAATTAAGTGGCATGTTGTAATATTATGGGTATAGCAGACAATATCCCTTTGATGTAACAGCATGAACCGGACATGCAGGCACCATTCATTTGCACTGAATAATGGCTTCTTTTTATATATGAGGATTGTTAGTTTATTACTAACAGTTGCTCATGATCATGCTTCTATAAGGCAAATACTGCCTCCAGTAAAATATTAGTGGCCTTTAGACTTGCAAAAGTGAATAATGACACTTTGAACTCTAAATTCCGGGGCGATGCTTTGATATTGAATAATGACACTAAATATGCAAATCATACCAACTTTACTCAGCACTAGGGTTAAAACTACAGAATGAAATTTTTAACAGGAGCAAACCTTCAAGATTCGTAGGACGCGCGGAACAGTTTGCTTGATCAGCCTCTGCTTGACATCGCTGCAGTACATCAACCCAACAGTCTCAACATAAATCTCTACATCGTCACAATCAGTCACCTCTACACTCGACACTGGAGATTGCCTTGAGAGCTTATCAGCAAAGAAGGTGCTGTTTTCAGCTAGGATGTTCTTGTGGACACTCATCTTAACTGCAACTCCATCCTTACCATACAGCACAACCTTCAAGTCACTCATCTCAAGCTGGCCAAATCCAACAGATACCTTGTGCTGCTTCTGTGGCCTTTCATTCACTGCCTTTGGTGGATTAGCTGCGGCATTCTCCCCAGACAAGCATCTCTGCTCCTCTGAATTGATTTTAGACCTTGTAGGAGTCGAATGAGTTCGTCTCTCTGATGAGATTGTTGGTGCCCTTTGAATCGATGAGGCCTTTGATGCAGGAGGGGAGGCACCGCCTTTGGTTTTTGCCTGCTGGTTTTGGTTCTTCGCCGTCTTCTGGAGCACAGCCTGGGATGGGCAGCACCAGAATCCTTCTGGAGTTACAGCAATGGGAACATTTCTGATCTTTGTTGTTCGGGCATCGAGACTTGCTGTTGCAGGCTTCAATTCCGCCATGTTGCCTTCAGAAGCTTAATATCAGTTATGATACCAAGTACACAAGTATCAGTTCTTCATAA from Panicum hallii strain FIL2 chromosome 9, PHallii_v3.1, whole genome shotgun sequence includes:
- the LOC112876919 gene encoding BTB/POZ domain-containing protein At3g50780, with product MAELKPATASLDARTTKIRNVPIAVTPEGFWCCPSQAVLQKTAKNQNQQAKTKGGASPPASKASSIQRAPTISSERRTHSTPTRSKINSEEQRCLSGENAAANPPKAVNERPQKQHKVSVGFGQLEMSDLKVVLYGKDGVAVKMSVHKNILAENSTFFADKLSRQSPVSSVEVTDCDDVEIYVETVGLMYCSDVKQRLIKQTVPRVLRILKVAELLGFRACVISCLYYLEAVPWVGEEEENVVSSIRNLQSENYGVSPVLKRVASDLTTPPNDTFSHIIELVLRSNEDRGRREMKSLVQKLLKENSTTCTGESSDLCAETLYRSCQNCLESLLTLFQQATDSDFAEQSLNIKEPVFRQIALEADNLLWLAEILADRNAADDFAVMWASQRDLAGLHSKLPVKSRHLVSCVTARLFVAIGKGEMLPSKDTRRLLLDIWLQPLMDDYNWLQHGCRSFDRKVVEEGIGRTILTLPLEDQQTILLSWLGKFLKVGDSCPNLQKAFEVWWRRTFIRPYADQQGNRPQSGRS